A region of Ramlibacter agri DNA encodes the following proteins:
- the mraZ gene encoding division/cell wall cluster transcriptional repressor MraZ, translated as MFQGASSLSLDAKGRLSMPTRHRDVLAATAANQLTITKHPHGCLMIFPRPEWEKFRERIAALPMSAQWWKRIFLGNAMDVELDGTGRMLVSPELRAAAGIAKDVMLLGMGNNFELWDKATYEAKEAEAMQAGMPEAFQDFSF; from the coding sequence GTGTTCCAGGGCGCGTCGTCGCTGAGTCTCGATGCCAAGGGTCGGCTTTCCATGCCGACCCGGCATCGCGACGTCCTGGCCGCCACGGCAGCGAACCAGCTCACCATCACCAAGCACCCGCATGGCTGCCTGATGATCTTCCCGCGGCCGGAATGGGAAAAATTTCGTGAACGCATCGCGGCGCTCCCCATGAGTGCCCAGTGGTGGAAGAGAATCTTCCTGGGCAACGCGATGGACGTGGAGCTCGATGGCACGGGCCGCATGCTCGTCTCGCCCGAACTGCGGGCGGCAGCGGGCATAGCCAAGGACGTGATGCTGCTCGGGATGGGCAACAACTTCGAGCTCTGGGACAAGGCGACTTACGAGGCCAAGGAGGCCGAGGCGATGCAAGCGGGGATGCCCGAGGCCTTCCAGGACTTTTCATTCTGA
- a CDS encoding sensor domain-containing diguanylate cyclase → MRHARASQFAAVLLGLAAWLFASLSWGATTTVMLDPAQQPQRLLGAGEFWLDPSGDSTIAQVTQDKGVPWKTISASEIFLLQRGRSLWIRFTVRADARAASDRWYLEVPSAAVDKVTLFTQAGKDWRTSSAGDLLPVSQWPVPHRHPLLPLALTAGADQTFYVKVQNTTSFSAPLHFVSESFQSLGEQQIALMLGIYFGLAALAFVMAVHGAVTLKDLGFALYALTVLSMTLTQAALTGIGALHLWGEFPWWNDMSPFVLPVIAGGCMLGFISEVVSLGERSALMQKLVNGLALLAIPLTVAILLTDPSTRFRLMLPYVLAIIPSVVGVMLWALRRGDRYAPWLLAGNIPVAVGALFPVARTAGMLPASFLTTYSMQFGLALELPILMVMLLRRSQQRRDYIRRVKGLDRIDPATGLLNAAVFHERLVRLIARSVRLKFRSAILLVDITNLEQIRKDFDRQAAQELPLRVAGRLLSAAREIDSVARLSDHRFGILLEGPLKADEVAEAAPRIVARCLMPFRNRPLGWSAQVRVAQALIPMDGTDPEQLIAQLEALLASHPQDGKRAVFNLSRPQAIAPRFPAATS, encoded by the coding sequence ATGCGACACGCCCGTGCCAGCCAGTTTGCAGCTGTCCTGCTCGGACTGGCTGCCTGGCTGTTCGCGTCGCTCTCGTGGGGTGCCACCACCACCGTCATGCTCGACCCGGCCCAGCAGCCGCAGCGCCTGCTGGGCGCCGGCGAGTTCTGGCTCGACCCGTCCGGCGACTCCACCATCGCGCAGGTGACGCAGGACAAGGGCGTGCCCTGGAAAACCATCTCCGCCAGCGAGATCTTCCTGCTGCAGCGGGGCCGCTCGCTCTGGATCCGCTTCACCGTGCGCGCCGACGCCCGGGCCGCCAGCGACCGCTGGTACCTGGAGGTGCCCAGCGCCGCGGTCGACAAGGTCACGCTCTTCACCCAGGCCGGCAAGGACTGGCGCACCAGCAGCGCCGGCGACCTGCTGCCGGTGTCGCAGTGGCCGGTGCCGCACCGGCACCCGCTGCTGCCGCTGGCGCTGACCGCCGGCGCCGACCAGACCTTCTACGTGAAGGTGCAGAACACCACCAGCTTCAGCGCGCCGCTGCACTTCGTCAGCGAGAGCTTCCAGAGCCTGGGCGAGCAGCAGATCGCCCTGATGCTGGGCATCTACTTCGGCCTCGCGGCGCTCGCCTTCGTGATGGCGGTGCACGGCGCCGTGACCCTGAAGGACCTGGGCTTCGCCCTGTACGCGCTCACGGTGCTGAGCATGACCTTGACGCAGGCGGCGCTCACCGGCATCGGCGCGCTGCACTTGTGGGGCGAGTTCCCGTGGTGGAACGACATGTCGCCCTTTGTGCTGCCGGTGATCGCCGGCGGCTGCATGCTCGGTTTCATCAGCGAGGTGGTCTCGCTGGGCGAACGTTCCGCGCTGATGCAGAAGCTGGTGAACGGGCTGGCACTGCTGGCCATCCCGCTGACCGTCGCCATCCTGCTGACCGATCCGTCCACGCGCTTCCGCCTGATGCTGCCCTACGTGCTGGCGATCATCCCCTCGGTGGTCGGCGTGATGCTGTGGGCGCTGCGCCGCGGCGACCGTTACGCGCCCTGGCTGCTGGCCGGCAACATCCCGGTGGCGGTCGGCGCCCTGTTCCCGGTGGCGCGCACCGCCGGCATGCTGCCGGCCAGTTTCCTCACCACGTACAGCATGCAGTTCGGGCTGGCGCTGGAACTGCCGATCCTGATGGTGATGCTGCTGCGGCGCAGCCAGCAGCGGCGCGACTACATCCGCCGCGTGAAGGGCCTGGACCGCATCGACCCGGCCACCGGCCTGTTGAACGCCGCCGTGTTCCACGAGCGCCTGGTGCGCCTGATCGCGCGCTCGGTGCGGCTGAAGTTCCGCAGCGCCATCCTGCTGGTGGACATCACCAACCTGGAGCAGATCCGCAAGGACTTCGACCGGCAGGCGGCGCAGGAACTGCCGCTGCGCGTGGCCGGCCGGCTGCTGTCGGCGGCACGCGAGATCGACAGCGTGGCGCGGCTGTCGGACCACCGCTTCGGCATCCTGCTGGAAGGTCCGCTGAAGGCCGACGAGGTGGCCGAAGCGGCGCCGCGCATCGTGGCGCGCTGCCTGATGCCCTTCCGCAACCGGCCCCTGGGCTGGTCGGCGCAGGTGCGGGTGGCGCAGGCCCTGATCCCCATGGACGGCACCGACCCGGAGCAACTGATCGCGCAGCTGGAAGCGCTGCTGGCGAGCCACCCGCAAGACGGCAAGCGAGCGGTCTTCAACCTCTCGCGGCCACAGGCGATCGCGCCGCGGTTCCCGGCGGCGACTTCCTGA
- the dksA gene encoding RNA polymerase-binding protein DksA has translation MASTAAGKALGVVAKAVATSAKAVVAAARKLPAKAAAAPAKSPAAPAAPNTAVPPVAAPVQSAKAPARPVQQAQPVVRSVPPAAPVPAAPAAAKATYTPMATQSVLTPPPVVAIKKDPKLANNWKTKTAEELTDAEVLAMPDSEYMNEKQMAFFRLKLQQLKQEILNSAGETTEHLREDTVIVPDPADRATIEEEHALELRTRDRERKLLKKIEQSIGRIDAGDYGYCDETGEPIGVGRLLARPTATLSLEAQQRRELKQKMFGD, from the coding sequence GTGGCCTCCACGGCCGCCGGCAAGGCATTGGGAGTGGTGGCGAAGGCCGTCGCTACCAGTGCCAAGGCTGTCGTCGCCGCCGCCAGGAAGCTCCCTGCCAAGGCAGCCGCCGCTCCCGCGAAGAGCCCGGCCGCCCCGGCAGCCCCCAACACCGCAGTGCCGCCAGTCGCGGCGCCGGTGCAGTCGGCCAAAGCGCCGGCCCGACCCGTGCAGCAGGCCCAGCCTGTCGTGCGGAGCGTGCCGCCCGCCGCCCCTGTACCGGCCGCACCGGCCGCTGCAAAGGCAACCTACACTCCCATGGCAACCCAATCCGTACTGACGCCGCCTCCGGTCGTCGCCATCAAGAAGGACCCGAAGCTGGCGAACAACTGGAAGACCAAGACCGCCGAAGAGCTCACGGACGCCGAAGTGCTGGCCATGCCGGACTCGGAGTACATGAACGAGAAGCAGATGGCGTTCTTCCGCCTGAAGCTGCAGCAGCTCAAACAGGAAATCCTGAACAGCGCCGGCGAGACGACGGAGCACCTGCGCGAGGACACCGTCATCGTCCCCGATCCCGCGGACCGCGCGACGATCGAGGAGGAGCACGCGCTGGAACTGCGCACCCGCGACCGCGAGCGCAAGCTGCTGAAGAAGATCGAGCAGTCGATCGGGCGCATCGACGCCGGCGACTACGGCTACTGCGACGAGACCGGCGAGCCGATCGGCGTGGGCCGCCTGCTGGCGCGCCCCACGGCGACGCTGTCGCTCGAGGCGCAGCAGCGCCGCGAACTCAAACAGAAGATGTTCGGCGACTGA
- the rsmH gene encoding 16S rRNA (cytosine(1402)-N(4))-methyltransferase RsmH, with protein MAGEWQHTTVLLNEAVDALVTKPDGNYVDATFGRGGHSRLLLSQLDERGRLIAFDKDPEAVAVGNAIEDPRFEIRHQGFAALGELEAGSVTGILMDLGVSSPQIDNPARGFSFRGDGPLDMRMDPTRGTSAADWLATASVAQMAEVIRDYGEERFAVQIAKAVAARRQERGPLATTSELAELVARTVKTREPGQDPATRTFQALRIFVNAELEELQAALEASLNVLAPQGRLVVISFHSLEDRIVKQFIAKHSREEFDRRAPFAAPKPTKLKSLERVKPTAAEVQANPRSRSAIMRVAERTEVL; from the coding sequence GTGGCAGGCGAATGGCAACACACCACCGTCTTGTTGAACGAAGCAGTCGACGCCCTCGTCACCAAGCCGGATGGAAACTACGTAGACGCGACCTTCGGTCGCGGCGGGCACTCGCGCCTGCTGCTTTCGCAGCTGGACGAGCGGGGCCGGCTCATTGCTTTCGACAAGGACCCCGAAGCGGTCGCGGTGGGCAATGCCATCGAGGACCCGCGCTTCGAGATCCGGCACCAGGGCTTCGCGGCCCTGGGCGAGCTGGAAGCGGGCAGCGTCACCGGCATCCTGATGGACCTGGGCGTGAGCTCGCCGCAGATCGACAACCCCGCGCGCGGCTTCTCGTTCCGCGGCGACGGGCCTCTGGACATGCGCATGGACCCGACGCGCGGCACGAGCGCGGCGGACTGGCTGGCCACCGCGTCGGTGGCGCAGATGGCGGAGGTGATCCGTGACTATGGCGAAGAACGGTTTGCTGTTCAGATTGCAAAGGCGGTTGCAGCTCGCCGACAGGAACGGGGCCCTCTTGCAACCACCTCCGAGCTGGCCGAACTCGTGGCTCGTACGGTCAAAACCCGCGAGCCGGGCCAGGACCCTGCAACGCGCACATTTCAGGCTCTTCGGATTTTCGTCAACGCCGAGCTTGAAGAGCTGCAGGCGGCACTCGAGGCCAGCCTGAACGTGCTGGCACCGCAAGGCCGCCTGGTGGTGATCAGCTTCCACTCGCTGGAAGACCGGATCGTCAAGCAATTCATCGCGAAGCATTCCCGCGAGGAGTTCGACCGCCGCGCGCCCTTTGCCGCCCCGAAGCCCACGAAGCTGAAGTCGCTGGAGCGGGTGAAGCCCACCGCCGCCGAAGTGCAGGCCAACCCGCGTTCGCGCAGCGCCATCATGCGCGTGGCCGAACGGACGGAGGTGCTGTGA
- the ftsL gene encoding cell division protein FtsL, producing the protein MLRVNLLLLVAVIASALYLVRVQYESRALYAEIDKAHSEARKLEVENERLQVEKREQATPARVEKLAREQLQMRAATPAITQYVTLKGVAKEPQP; encoded by the coding sequence ATCCTGCGCGTGAACCTGCTGCTGCTCGTCGCCGTCATCGCCAGTGCGCTGTACCTGGTGCGGGTGCAGTACGAGTCGCGCGCGCTCTATGCCGAGATCGACAAGGCGCACTCCGAGGCGCGCAAGCTCGAAGTGGAGAACGAGCGGCTGCAGGTGGAAAAGCGCGAGCAGGCGACGCCGGCGCGGGTGGAAAAGCTCGCACGCGAGCAACTGCAGATGCGCGCGGCCACGCCCGCGATCACGCAGTACGTCACGCTCAAGGGCGTGGCGAAGGAGCCGCAACCATGA
- a CDS encoding STAS domain-containing protein — translation MAQKDESTPGGLLSRVVRFVKNPTTTWGDDQGDTDRESSYSKQMLKEMIERKRRNDFVRKREFDMLRKMRRSEVLAGQDAMARPSFFQSSMPSKPDDRATTLKKIDEIEAQMSMQWWKTKHGGTQAGGVSGFAVSSHMPPDQMRQAGVAAPAATSYSRTSPQPLTDAVIPADAASGLGAVPPDATTQNLGLVPEREGTRELPPLEFSSSVKQPLAATQPPAPAARAPQRGAPVPPRAAAPVPAPAPSSKQDGPPSGPPSSIFSLSKQDAIEIEEFAHDPELEEASIRFANGDDEGAEAGLLDVLGPAGTRVNHEETWLTLFDLYRASGKQDRYEPAAIEFASRFGRSAPQWFSLPEIVGRMNSPAQQAAASGANIADWTSPAVFGTQTVAAMNAALAKAQQPWRLNWSKLTTLAEAAVEPLTKLFTQWAGQTVQLRFIGADNLDRVLRDATPSGDRNVAAAWWKLRMEFLRVIHRPDEFELVALDYCVTYEVSPPSWDSSRCEYKPLQADGTYAGGHTIVGESVMSSILTGYGDSQAPGMTSQLSTVATVELSGLILGDGKEALDVLDAKLGEADVMVISCARLMRIDFTAAGTLLNWVTARVAEGRQVQFIEVHRLVAAFFNVIGISEHARVGMRNE, via the coding sequence ATGGCGCAAAAGGACGAATCCACACCCGGCGGATTGCTGTCCAGGGTGGTGCGGTTCGTCAAGAACCCCACCACGACCTGGGGCGACGACCAGGGGGACACCGACCGCGAGAGCTCGTACTCCAAGCAGATGCTCAAGGAGATGATCGAGCGCAAGCGGCGCAACGACTTCGTGCGCAAGCGCGAGTTCGACATGCTGCGCAAGATGCGGCGCAGCGAGGTGCTGGCAGGGCAGGACGCGATGGCGCGTCCTTCGTTCTTCCAGAGCTCGATGCCCTCCAAGCCGGATGACCGCGCCACCACGCTGAAGAAGATCGACGAGATCGAGGCGCAGATGTCCATGCAGTGGTGGAAGACCAAGCATGGCGGCACGCAGGCCGGCGGCGTGAGCGGCTTCGCGGTGTCCTCGCACATGCCGCCCGACCAGATGCGCCAGGCTGGCGTCGCTGCGCCGGCGGCCACGAGCTATTCGCGCACCTCGCCGCAGCCGCTGACTGATGCGGTGATCCCCGCCGATGCGGCTTCCGGCCTCGGCGCCGTCCCGCCCGACGCCACGACGCAGAACCTGGGCCTGGTGCCGGAACGCGAAGGCACGCGCGAACTGCCGCCGCTGGAATTCTCTTCTTCCGTCAAGCAGCCGCTCGCGGCCACGCAGCCTCCCGCGCCCGCGGCGCGTGCCCCGCAGCGCGGCGCGCCGGTGCCCCCGCGCGCGGCCGCGCCCGTGCCTGCACCCGCGCCTTCGAGCAAGCAGGACGGCCCGCCCAGCGGTCCGCCCAGCAGCATCTTCTCGCTGTCCAAGCAGGACGCGATCGAGATCGAGGAATTCGCGCACGACCCCGAGCTGGAGGAAGCCTCGATCCGCTTCGCCAATGGCGACGACGAGGGCGCCGAAGCGGGCCTGCTGGACGTGCTGGGCCCCGCCGGCACGCGCGTGAACCACGAGGAGACCTGGCTCACGCTGTTCGACCTGTACCGCGCCTCCGGCAAGCAGGATCGCTACGAGCCGGCCGCGATCGAGTTCGCCAGCCGCTTCGGCCGCTCGGCGCCGCAGTGGTTCTCGCTGCCCGAGATCGTGGGCCGCATGAACTCGCCGGCGCAGCAGGCCGCCGCGAGCGGCGCGAACATCGCCGACTGGACGTCGCCCGCGGTCTTCGGCACGCAGACCGTCGCCGCCATGAACGCGGCGCTGGCCAAGGCGCAGCAGCCCTGGCGCCTGAACTGGAGCAAGCTCACCACGCTGGCCGAAGCCGCCGTGGAGCCGCTGACCAAGCTGTTCACGCAGTGGGCGGGCCAGACGGTGCAACTGCGCTTCATCGGCGCCGACAACCTGGACCGCGTGCTGCGCGATGCCACGCCTTCAGGCGACCGCAACGTCGCCGCCGCCTGGTGGAAGCTGCGCATGGAGTTCCTGCGCGTGATCCACCGGCCCGACGAATTCGAGCTGGTGGCGCTGGACTACTGCGTGACCTACGAGGTCTCGCCGCCGTCGTGGGACAGCTCGCGCTGCGAATACAAGCCGCTGCAGGCCGACGGCACCTATGCCGGCGGCCACACCATCGTCGGCGAGTCGGTGATGTCCAGCATCCTCACCGGCTATGGCGACAGCCAGGCGCCGGGCATGACGTCGCAGCTGTCCACGGTGGCGACCGTCGAGCTTTCCGGGCTGATCCTCGGGGACGGCAAGGAAGCGCTGGACGTGCTGGACGCCAAGCTCGGCGAAGCCGACGTGATGGTGATCTCCTGCGCGCGCCTGATGCGCATCGACTTCACCGCCGCCGGCACGCTGCTGAACTGGGTGACCGCGCGCGTGGCCGAAGGCCGGCAAGTGCAGTTCATCGAAGTGCACCGCCTCGTCGCCGCGTTCTTCAACGTCATCGGCATCAGCGAGCACGCCCGCGTGGGCATGCGCAACGAGTAA
- the hslU gene encoding ATP-dependent protease ATPase subunit HslU, with translation MSSMTPQEIVSELDRHIVGQKDAKRAVAIALRNRWRRQQVDEKLRFEITPKNILMIGPTGVGKTEIARRLARLADAPFIKVEATKFTEVGYVGKDVDSIVRDLAEMAVKQTRVDEMRKVRARAEDAAEERVLNALIPPARGEEPAGDSATRQVFRKKLRQGELDDKDIDIEVAEPKAQLEIMGPPGMEEMTEQLRGMFSQVGGARRKSRKLRIREAMKLLVEEEAAGLVNEEEIRAAAIQNAEQNGIVFIDEIDKVASRSEASGADVSRQGVQRDLLPLVEGTTVSTKYGPIKTDHILFIASGAFHLSKPSDLIPELQGRFPIRVELGSLSVQDFEAILTTTHASLVKQYEALLATENVKLEFTPEGITRLAQIAYDVNERTENIGARRLSTVMERLLDEVSFEATRLEGQTVTVDGAYVDARLKELSRDEDLSRYIL, from the coding sequence ATGAGCAGCATGACGCCCCAGGAGATCGTGTCGGAGCTGGACCGCCACATCGTGGGCCAGAAGGACGCCAAGCGCGCAGTAGCCATCGCGCTGCGCAACCGCTGGCGCCGCCAGCAGGTGGACGAGAAGCTGCGCTTCGAGATCACGCCGAAGAACATCCTGATGATCGGCCCCACCGGCGTCGGCAAGACCGAGATCGCGCGGCGGCTGGCGCGCTTGGCCGATGCGCCCTTCATCAAGGTGGAAGCGACCAAGTTCACCGAGGTCGGCTACGTCGGCAAGGACGTCGACTCCATCGTGCGCGACCTGGCCGAGATGGCCGTCAAGCAGACCCGCGTGGACGAGATGCGCAAGGTGCGCGCCCGCGCCGAGGACGCGGCCGAGGAGCGCGTGCTGAACGCGCTGATCCCGCCCGCGCGCGGCGAGGAGCCCGCGGGCGACAGCGCGACCCGCCAGGTCTTCCGCAAGAAGCTGCGCCAGGGCGAACTGGACGACAAGGACATCGACATCGAAGTCGCCGAGCCGAAGGCGCAACTGGAGATCATGGGGCCGCCCGGCATGGAAGAAATGACCGAGCAATTGCGCGGCATGTTCAGCCAGGTGGGCGGCGCGCGCCGCAAGTCGCGCAAGCTCAGGATCCGCGAGGCGATGAAGCTGCTGGTGGAAGAGGAAGCGGCCGGCCTGGTGAACGAGGAAGAGATCCGTGCCGCCGCCATCCAGAACGCCGAGCAGAACGGCATCGTCTTCATCGACGAGATTGACAAGGTGGCGTCGCGCAGCGAAGCCTCGGGCGCCGACGTCTCGCGCCAGGGCGTGCAGCGCGACCTGCTGCCGCTGGTGGAAGGCACGACGGTGTCCACCAAGTACGGCCCGATCAAGACCGACCACATCCTGTTCATCGCGAGCGGCGCCTTCCACCTGTCCAAGCCCAGCGACCTCATTCCCGAACTGCAGGGCCGCTTCCCGATCCGCGTCGAGCTGGGCTCGCTGTCGGTGCAGGACTTCGAAGCCATCCTCACGACCACGCATGCCTCGCTGGTCAAGCAGTACGAGGCGCTGCTGGCCACCGAGAACGTGAAGCTGGAGTTCACGCCGGAGGGCATCACGCGCCTGGCGCAGATCGCCTACGACGTGAACGAGCGCACCGAGAACATCGGCGCCCGGCGCCTCTCCACCGTCATGGAAAGGCTGCTGGACGAGGTGAGCTTCGAAGCCACCAGGCTCGAGGGCCAGACGGTGACCGTGGACGGCGCTTACGTGGACGCGCGGCTGAAGGAACTCAGCCGGGATGAGGACTTGTCCCGATACATCCTCTGA
- a CDS encoding CobW family GTP-binding protein, with amino-acid sequence MSLIPTTILTGFLGSGKTTLLKRVLSEAHGEKIAVIENEFGEENIDNDILVTETKEQIVQMSNGCICCTIREDLRATLQLLAAKKRKGLLDFERVVIETTGLADPGPVAQTFFMDDEIAESFLLDSILTLVDAKHADKQLDDRQEARRQVGFADQIFISKTDLVSKDEVDALVHRLKHMNPRAPQKQVHFGDVPLTEVFDLRGFNLNAKLDIDPDFLKEEDEHDHEHHAHGHDHDHDHEHGEHCDHPHHHAHDDDVKSFVFRADRAFDPMKLEDFLGAIVNIYGPRMLRYKGVLNMKGTERKVIFQGVHQLMGSDLGPQWAEGEARVSKMVFIGIDLPKDIFLQGLEQCLV; translated from the coding sequence ATGAGCCTCATCCCCACGACCATCCTCACCGGCTTTCTCGGGTCGGGCAAGACGACCCTGCTCAAGCGCGTGCTGAGCGAGGCCCACGGCGAGAAGATCGCCGTCATCGAGAACGAGTTCGGCGAGGAGAACATCGACAACGACATCCTCGTCACCGAGACCAAGGAGCAGATCGTCCAGATGAGCAACGGCTGCATCTGCTGCACGATCCGCGAAGACCTGCGCGCGACCCTGCAGCTGCTGGCCGCCAAGAAGCGCAAGGGCCTGCTCGATTTCGAGCGCGTGGTCATCGAAACCACCGGCCTGGCGGACCCCGGCCCGGTGGCCCAGACCTTCTTCATGGACGACGAGATCGCCGAGAGCTTCCTGCTCGATTCCATCCTGACGCTGGTGGACGCCAAGCACGCCGACAAGCAGCTCGATGACCGCCAGGAGGCGCGCCGCCAGGTGGGCTTCGCCGACCAGATCTTCATCTCCAAGACCGACCTGGTCTCCAAGGACGAAGTCGACGCCCTGGTGCACCGCCTGAAGCACATGAACCCGCGCGCGCCGCAGAAGCAGGTGCACTTCGGCGACGTGCCGCTGACGGAGGTGTTCGACCTGCGGGGCTTCAACCTCAACGCCAAGCTCGACATCGACCCGGACTTCCTGAAGGAGGAGGACGAGCACGACCACGAGCACCACGCGCACGGCCATGACCACGATCATGACCACGAGCACGGCGAGCATTGCGACCACCCGCACCACCATGCCCACGACGACGACGTCAAGAGCTTCGTCTTCCGCGCCGACCGGGCCTTCGACCCGATGAAGCTGGAAGACTTCCTGGGCGCTATCGTCAACATCTACGGCCCCCGCATGCTGCGGTACAAGGGCGTGCTGAACATGAAGGGCACCGAGCGCAAGGTGATCTTCCAGGGCGTGCACCAGCTGATGGGAAGCGACCTGGGCCCGCAATGGGCCGAGGGCGAGGCGCGCGTGAGCAAGATGGTCTTCATCGGCATTGACCTGCCGAAGGACATCTTCCTTCAGGGGCTCGAGCAGTGCCTCGTCTGA
- the hslV gene encoding ATP-dependent protease subunit HslV produces MEQFHGTTIVSVRRQLPDGRWQVAIGGDGQVTLGNIVVKGTARKVRKLYHDKVLAGFAGATADAFTLFERFEGKLEKHQGHLVRAAIELTKDWRTDRVLRRLEAMLAVADRESSLIITGNGDVLEPEQGIVSIGSGGGYAQAAAKALLDNTELGARDVVKKSLEIAGALCIYTNMNHTIEVLE; encoded by the coding sequence ATGGAACAATTTCACGGAACGACCATCGTCAGCGTGCGCCGGCAGTTGCCGGATGGACGCTGGCAGGTGGCCATTGGCGGCGATGGGCAGGTGACCCTGGGCAACATCGTCGTCAAGGGCACGGCCCGCAAGGTGCGCAAGCTCTACCACGACAAGGTGCTGGCCGGTTTCGCCGGCGCCACCGCCGATGCCTTCACGCTGTTCGAGCGCTTCGAAGGCAAGCTGGAGAAGCACCAGGGCCATCTGGTCCGCGCCGCGATCGAGCTCACCAAGGACTGGCGCACCGACCGCGTGCTGCGCCGGCTCGAAGCGATGTTGGCGGTGGCCGACCGCGAGTCGTCGCTCATCATCACCGGCAACGGCGACGTGCTGGAGCCGGAGCAGGGCATCGTCTCCATCGGTTCCGGCGGCGGCTACGCGCAGGCCGCGGCCAAGGCCCTCCTGGACAACACCGAACTCGGTGCCCGTGACGTCGTCAAGAAGTCGCTGGAGATCGCCGGCGCCCTGTGCATCTACACCAACATGAACCACACGATCGAGGTGTTGGAATGA
- a CDS encoding class I SAM-dependent rRNA methyltransferase, protein MKVVRLHHGRERSLLRRHPWIFDSAIAKGGADPGETVRVEGSDGQFLAWAAFSPASRIRARAWSFSEGDRIDAAFFLRRLEAAVALRRRLAVGSDGVRLVHGESDGLPGFVVDCYGETLVAQFLSAGAERWKAVLADGLLKATGLQRLYERSDANARGLEGLPETTGWLRGEGATEIVIHEHGWKYRLDIATGHKTGFYLDQRDSRARFADWVKRLGAKRILNCYCYTGGFTVAALAGGASEVTSIDSSGPALERAQANVRLNGFEGALTEFVDADVNQMLRRYGEAGRQFDAIVLDPPKLAPTAAHAERAARAYKDINRLALKLLAPGGVLFTYSCSGGISADLFHKIVASAGTDSGVDGYIAGHMGAAPDHPMTLAFPEGEYLKGLVVLRKE, encoded by the coding sequence ATGAAAGTTGTTCGTTTGCACCACGGGCGCGAGCGCTCGTTGCTGCGCCGCCACCCGTGGATCTTCGATTCCGCCATTGCCAAGGGGGGCGCCGACCCCGGCGAGACCGTGCGGGTGGAGGGTTCGGACGGCCAGTTCCTGGCCTGGGCCGCCTTCAGTCCGGCCTCCCGCATCCGGGCCCGCGCCTGGAGCTTTTCCGAAGGGGATCGCATCGATGCGGCCTTCTTCCTGCGCCGGCTCGAGGCGGCCGTCGCCCTGCGCCGGCGGCTGGCGGTAGGCAGCGACGGCGTGCGCCTGGTCCACGGCGAGTCGGACGGCCTGCCGGGCTTCGTCGTCGATTGCTACGGAGAAACCCTCGTTGCGCAATTCCTCTCCGCCGGGGCGGAGCGCTGGAAGGCGGTGCTGGCCGACGGCCTGCTGAAAGCGACGGGCTTGCAGCGCCTCTACGAGCGCTCCGATGCCAACGCCCGCGGCCTCGAAGGCCTGCCCGAGACCACGGGCTGGCTGCGCGGGGAGGGCGCGACCGAAATCGTGATCCACGAGCACGGCTGGAAGTACCGCCTGGACATCGCCACCGGCCACAAGACCGGCTTCTACCTGGACCAGCGGGACAGCCGCGCGCGCTTCGCCGACTGGGTGAAGCGCCTCGGCGCGAAGCGGATCCTGAACTGCTACTGCTACACCGGCGGCTTCACCGTGGCGGCGCTCGCGGGCGGCGCCTCCGAGGTGACCTCCATCGACTCCTCCGGCCCCGCGCTGGAGCGGGCGCAGGCCAACGTGCGCCTCAACGGTTTCGAGGGCGCCCTCACCGAGTTCGTCGATGCCGACGTCAACCAGATGCTGCGCCGCTACGGCGAGGCCGGCCGCCAGTTCGATGCGATCGTGCTGGACCCGCCCAAGCTGGCGCCGACGGCGGCCCACGCGGAACGCGCCGCGCGCGCCTACAAGGACATCAACCGGCTGGCGCTGAAGCTGCTGGCGCCGGGCGGCGTCCTGTTCACCTACTCGTGCTCGGGTGGCATTTCAGCCGACCTGTTCCACAAGATCGTCGCCTCGGCCGGCACCGACAGCGGCGTGGACGGCTACATCGCGGGCCACATGGGCGCCGCGCCGGACCACCCGATGACGCTGGCCTTCCCCGAGGGCGAGTATCTGAAGGGATTGGTCGTGCTGCGCAAGGAATAG